The Prevotella sp. oral taxon 299 str. F0039 genome has a segment encoding these proteins:
- a CDS encoding AMP-binding protein, whose product MEIPSFNSLIEQSIIKNWELDALTDYKGATLQYRDVARKIEKLHIIFQNSGIDKGDKIAICGRNSSNWAVVFLATLTYGAVAVPILHEFMPDQVHNIVNHSESKLLFVGDMVAPTIKEEEMPHLEGILFIPDFSLLVSRSDKLTYAREHLNEIFGQKYPKYFRQEHVNYYKEESSEQLLLINYTSGTTGFSKGVMIPARALWSNYDFATGVLGDKISRGDNIISILPMAHMYGMMFEFLFEFLVGCHIYFLTRIPSPAIIAQAFAEVKPAVIIAVPLVIEKIIRKKVFPKIQNNLMKLLLNMPVVSKKVNQKICEEVKNAFGGRFYEIIVGGAAFNQEIEHFLHKINFPYTVGYGTTECAPIIAYADHNAFVPGSCGKAVVHMQVEIESSDPQSIPGEILVKGLNVMLGYYKNEEATKQVLDNDGWYHTGDLGIMDKDGNIFIKGRSKNMLLGSNGQNIYPEEIEDKLNSLALVGESIVLQREEKLVALVHPDMEEAESMGFSIDDIQKVMTQNLQTLNELIPGYSKVSDIILHEEEFEKTPKKSIKRYLYK is encoded by the coding sequence ATGGAAATACCTAGTTTTAATAGCCTTATTGAACAGTCAATAATCAAGAATTGGGAGCTTGATGCTTTAACAGATTATAAGGGCGCAACCCTACAATATCGTGACGTAGCTCGTAAGATCGAGAAGCTTCATATTATCTTCCAAAACAGTGGAATAGACAAAGGTGACAAGATAGCAATATGCGGAAGAAATAGCTCAAACTGGGCTGTTGTATTCCTTGCTACCCTTACTTATGGTGCTGTTGCTGTACCTATTTTACACGAATTTATGCCTGATCAGGTTCATAATATAGTGAATCATAGTGAATCAAAATTGCTTTTCGTGGGTGATATGGTTGCTCCAACTATCAAAGAAGAGGAAATGCCTCACCTGGAAGGTATCTTGTTTATTCCTGATTTTTCTCTACTTGTTTCGAGAAGCGATAAACTTACTTATGCAAGAGAACATCTAAATGAAATATTTGGGCAAAAATATCCAAAGTATTTCAGACAAGAACACGTTAATTATTATAAGGAAGAAAGTTCAGAACAACTTCTGCTTATCAATTATACAAGTGGAACTACAGGCTTTTCTAAAGGGGTAATGATCCCTGCAAGAGCTCTATGGAGTAACTATGACTTTGCTACTGGAGTATTAGGTGATAAGATTTCTCGTGGCGATAACATCATAAGCATCTTGCCAATGGCACACATGTATGGCATGATGTTCGAATTCTTATTCGAATTCCTCGTAGGATGCCACATCTATTTCTTAACAAGAATACCTAGTCCTGCAATCATAGCACAAGCATTTGCAGAGGTGAAGCCAGCTGTTATCATTGCAGTTCCATTAGTGATTGAAAAAATTATCCGTAAAAAAGTATTCCCAAAGATTCAAAACAATTTGATGAAGCTATTGCTTAACATGCCAGTTGTGAGCAAGAAAGTAAATCAAAAGATTTGTGAAGAGGTGAAGAATGCCTTTGGCGGCCGCTTCTATGAGATAATTGTTGGTGGTGCGGCATTTAATCAAGAGATTGAACATTTCTTGCATAAGATCAACTTCCCTTACACTGTTGGATATGGAACAACTGAATGTGCACCTATTATTGCTTATGCAGATCACAATGCTTTCGTACCTGGCTCATGCGGAAAAGCTGTTGTTCACATGCAAGTTGAAATTGAAAGTAGTGATCCTCAAAGCATACCAGGTGAGATTCTTGTTAAAGGTCTCAATGTTATGTTGGGCTATTACAAGAACGAAGAAGCTACAAAACAAGTCCTAGACAATGATGGTTGGTATCACACTGGTGACCTTGGTATTATGGATAAAGATGGCAATATCTTTATTAAAGGTCGTTCAAAGAATATGCTTTTAGGTTCGAATGGACAAAATATCTATCCTGAAGAGATTGAAGATAAACTTAATTCTCTTGCTCTTGTAGGAGAAAGTATTGTCCTTCAAAGAGAAGAAAAGCTTGTTGCTTTGGTGCATCCTGATATGGAAGAGGCTGAATCTATGGGCTTCTCAATAGACGACATACAAAAGGTTATGACCCAAAATCTTCAAACATTAAACGAACTAATTCCAGGATATAGCAAGGTATCGGATATTATTTTACATGAAGAAGAGTTTGAGAAGACACCTAAAAAGAGTATTAAACGCTACCTATATAAATAA
- a CDS encoding tetratricopeptide repeat protein yields MIQSKTLNEVKHLIIKDKNISKAIAFLHQYLSKNDSFSQLEQVEEIKKEYDLMKEYMLKGYVDEQRNQLYSSLLQRLYVIAMNASIDVFKDKNLTPVTKEPSLGQDIFAFEEIEKALTQFVQEVTMLSLELDSNKASKQKQIYSEHYNYLSRLFNAIVVSHQWSESFALSFQTLLLSPTIETSDVQQIVSAITLGAMQVFDLNKLKTLVALYLNAEDEEVKQRALVGFAFTLPSLETELYPEIKEIVDEVIAKKGAKELYELQLQVFYCKNTDADNEELQKNILPNIMGNDHFSLNSSDIIDLEKDNLKDILGQHSSEQDIEKLEASIDKMKDMQKAGADIYFGGFARMKSFSFFYRLNNWFTPFSFHHPEVASLVDKIGESKFIKELMNNGPFCNSDKYSFTLSLSQVITSLPANMKEMFENSGMLPDNMIVGNLKSPSYIRRTYLQDLYRFFRLSTFKNVFFNPFNYSRSEKQFFFFVNPLLLDTNLNAFAPELVRFLMKKKMYNEIPYILSAYENRTDRGLKHLAALYYLQKGSYISAKVYYEMLYTEDSNDIKALQGLAQSELYLEHNKKAIEYYSKLLQHIPDKFSYQFNKAIALLNEGELNEGMNILFKLNIEKSDNWDVKRAIAWGYLLQKRAEDSIKIYRSLFESNNQMISDYLNMSYALWANSEVEEAVKIFKQYIESLKLEKEEARIKLQKDFANDRIFFKNYLYSDAECNIMLDLIFEESAN; encoded by the coding sequence GTGATACAATCGAAAACATTAAATGAGGTTAAACACCTCATTATTAAAGATAAAAATATTAGTAAAGCCATTGCCTTTCTTCATCAATATCTTTCAAAAAATGACTCTTTCTCGCAGTTAGAACAAGTAGAAGAAATAAAGAAAGAGTATGATTTGATGAAAGAATATATGCTAAAAGGCTATGTAGACGAGCAACGCAATCAACTTTATTCCTCTCTTTTACAAAGGTTATACGTAATAGCTATGAATGCATCAATTGATGTATTCAAAGATAAAAACCTAACTCCTGTAACTAAAGAACCCTCTTTAGGTCAGGATATTTTTGCCTTTGAAGAGATCGAAAAGGCTCTAACGCAGTTTGTACAAGAGGTTACAATGCTTTCGTTAGAGCTAGATTCAAACAAAGCAAGCAAGCAAAAGCAAATATATTCCGAACATTATAATTATCTGTCACGATTATTTAATGCTATTGTTGTGTCGCATCAATGGAGCGAGTCTTTTGCCCTTTCATTTCAAACCCTGTTGCTTTCTCCAACAATAGAAACATCAGATGTTCAACAAATTGTATCTGCAATAACGCTAGGAGCAATGCAAGTGTTTGATCTCAATAAGTTGAAAACATTAGTAGCGTTATATTTAAATGCAGAAGATGAAGAGGTTAAACAACGTGCTTTGGTTGGATTTGCTTTCACTTTACCATCGTTAGAAACCGAATTATATCCCGAAATAAAAGAGATCGTAGATGAGGTAATTGCTAAAAAAGGTGCTAAAGAGCTGTATGAATTGCAACTTCAAGTGTTCTATTGCAAAAATACCGATGCCGATAATGAAGAACTTCAGAAGAATATTCTGCCCAATATCATGGGAAATGACCATTTTTCTTTGAACTCTTCAGATATCATCGACTTGGAAAAAGATAACCTTAAAGATATCTTAGGACAACATTCTAGCGAGCAAGATATTGAGAAGTTAGAGGCAAGTATAGATAAAATGAAAGACATGCAGAAAGCAGGTGCAGATATTTATTTCGGCGGTTTCGCTCGAATGAAAAGCTTCTCTTTCTTCTACAGATTAAATAATTGGTTCACTCCTTTTAGTTTTCATCACCCAGAGGTAGCGTCTTTGGTAGATAAAATAGGAGAGAGTAAGTTTATCAAAGAATTGATGAACAACGGACCTTTTTGCAATTCGGATAAATATTCCTTTACTTTGTCTTTGTCGCAGGTCATCACTTCCTTACCAGCAAACATGAAAGAGATGTTTGAAAACAGCGGAATGTTGCCCGATAATATGATAGTTGGGAATTTAAAATCACCTTCTTATATTCGCAGAACCTATCTGCAAGATTTGTATAGATTTTTCCGTTTGTCTACATTCAAAAATGTATTCTTCAACCCCTTCAATTATAGTCGTTCAGAAAAGCAATTTTTTTTCTTTGTAAATCCATTGCTTTTAGATACTAATTTGAATGCTTTTGCACCTGAATTAGTGCGCTTTTTGATGAAGAAGAAAATGTATAACGAAATACCCTATATTCTTTCTGCTTATGAAAACAGAACAGATAGGGGATTAAAGCACCTTGCTGCGTTGTATTATTTGCAAAAAGGAAGTTATATTTCGGCCAAAGTTTACTATGAAATGCTCTATACCGAAGATTCAAACGACATAAAAGCGTTGCAAGGATTGGCGCAGAGTGAATTGTATCTTGAACACAATAAAAAGGCAATTGAATACTATTCAAAATTACTTCAGCATATTCCAGATAAGTTCTCTTATCAGTTTAATAAAGCAATAGCTCTTCTTAATGAAGGCGAACTCAATGAAGGTATGAATATACTCTTTAAGTTAAATATTGAAAAGTCTGATAATTGGGATGTTAAGCGTGCAATAGCTTGGGGGTATTTGTTGCAGAAACGTGCAGAAGATTCAATAAAAATATATCGCAGTTTGTTTGAATCTAACAACCAAATGATTTCGGATTATTTAAACATGTCTTATGCTTTATGGGCAAATAGCGAAGTGGAAGAAGCGGTGAAGATATTTAAGCAATATATCGAATCATTGAAGTTGGAAAAAGAAGAGGCTCGCATAAAATTGCAAAAAGATTTTGCTAACGATAGAATATTCTTTAAAAACTATCTTTATAGCGACGCCGAATGTAATATTATGCTTGATTTAATCTTCGAAGAATCTGCAAATTAA
- a CDS encoding GH3 auxin-responsive promoter family protein, with product MNLTSIVGKAFKSRQKELLLHQQGAVALQHNVLRNILQQGQNTEYGRCHNLSTVNTYQQFAQSVPLNTYEDLKDDIDRMRQGEQDILWPGTVKWYAKSSGTTNDKSKFIPVSKVGLKNIHYKGGSDCVSLYLENVPNSRMFDGKGLILGGSHSPNYNVKNSLVGDLSAILIENINPLVNFVRVPKKQTALLSDFEVKRKLIALETLGKNITNISGVPSWMLSVLVEVLEQSKKTTIDEVWPNIEVFFHGGIAFTPYRKQYEQIIKNPNMHYMETYNASEGFFGIQSDLNDPSMLLMCDYDVFYEFIPMSEFYNECPTVVPLEGIEVGVNYAMVITTSCGLWRYIIGDTISFTSINPYKFKITGRTKSFINAFGEELIIDNAEKGLAYACKTTNAEIKEYTAAPVYMDENAHCRHQWLIEFSRFPDDISRFTQLLDKHLQEINSDYEAKRFNDITLQHLEVVVARENLFNDWLKSKGKLGGQHKVPRLNNERKIIEELLQYNYNGEVKD from the coding sequence ATGAACTTAACTAGCATTGTAGGTAAAGCTTTTAAAAGTCGTCAGAAAGAATTGCTCCTTCATCAGCAAGGTGCAGTGGCTTTACAGCATAATGTGTTGCGAAATATACTTCAACAAGGACAAAATACAGAGTATGGAAGATGTCATAATCTTTCAACTGTAAATACTTATCAACAATTTGCTCAATCAGTTCCTCTAAATACTTACGAAGATTTAAAAGACGATATTGATAGAATGCGTCAGGGAGAGCAAGATATTCTTTGGCCTGGAACAGTGAAATGGTATGCTAAATCATCAGGAACAACCAACGATAAAAGTAAGTTTATTCCTGTTTCAAAGGTAGGTTTAAAGAATATTCATTATAAAGGTGGTTCAGATTGCGTTTCTCTTTATTTAGAAAACGTGCCTAACAGCAGAATGTTTGATGGTAAAGGACTTATTCTTGGCGGTAGTCATAGTCCTAATTACAATGTAAAAAACAGCTTAGTTGGCGACTTAAGTGCTATCTTAATTGAGAATATTAATCCTTTAGTTAATTTTGTTCGTGTACCAAAGAAACAAACTGCTTTGCTAAGTGATTTCGAGGTGAAGCGTAAATTGATTGCTCTTGAAACATTAGGAAAGAATATTACGAATATTTCGGGAGTACCTTCGTGGATGCTTTCTGTATTGGTAGAAGTACTAGAGCAGTCGAAGAAAACCACAATCGACGAGGTTTGGCCAAATATAGAGGTGTTTTTTCATGGTGGAATTGCCTTTACTCCTTATCGAAAGCAATACGAACAGATCATTAAAAACCCTAATATGCATTATATGGAAACATACAATGCAAGTGAAGGATTCTTCGGAATACAAAGTGATTTGAATGATCCTTCAATGCTCTTAATGTGCGACTACGATGTGTTCTATGAGTTTATACCGATGAGTGAGTTCTATAATGAATGCCCAACTGTGGTTCCTTTAGAAGGAATAGAGGTGGGAGTAAATTATGCAATGGTTATAACTACATCGTGTGGACTATGGCGTTACATCATAGGCGATACCATTTCCTTTACATCTATCAATCCTTATAAATTCAAGATCACTGGTAGAACAAAATCATTTATTAATGCTTTTGGTGAGGAATTGATTATAGATAATGCCGAGAAGGGATTGGCTTATGCTTGTAAGACAACAAATGCAGAGATAAAAGAATATACGGCAGCTCCTGTTTATATGGACGAAAATGCCCATTGTAGACATCAGTGGCTAATAGAATTTAGTAGATTCCCAGATGATATCTCACGTTTTACACAGCTTTTAGATAAACACTTACAAGAGATTAATAGCGATTATGAGGCGAAACGCTTTAATGATATAACCCTACAACACCTTGAAGTGGTGGTGGCACGTGAGAACTTGTTTAACGATTGGCTTAAGAGTAAAGGTAAGTTAGGTGGTCAACATAAAGTGCCTCGTTTGAATAATGAACGTAAAATAATAGAAGAGTTATTGCAATATAATTACAATGGCGAAGTAAAAGATTAA
- a CDS encoding DUF3108 domain-containing protein, with protein MKRFSSFIAIAILFLCVYLPIHAQCSFKNTAFKSGEFLSYNMYYNWQFVWVKAGTASMSLVQSHYKGNPAYRAALLTSGSEQADRYFVLRDTILCYSSLGLEPLYFRKGSRHDKQYTVDEVFYSYANNKPTLKQHRQRRDGEHEWKTTTFNECVYDMLNIVLRARSFNPEGWKYGNMISFTIADGGHIQKALIRYNGKKVIKADNGKKYRCLELSYLEQEENKNKEIIRFFVTDDSNHVPIRLDMFLKFGSAKAFLVGMKGVKNSITSEVQ; from the coding sequence ATGAAAAGATTTAGTTCGTTTATAGCTATTGCAATATTGTTTCTTTGTGTTTATCTGCCTATTCATGCGCAATGCAGTTTTAAGAACACAGCATTTAAAAGCGGAGAGTTCCTTAGTTACAATATGTATTATAACTGGCAGTTTGTTTGGGTGAAGGCAGGAACAGCCTCGATGTCGTTAGTTCAAAGCCATTATAAAGGTAATCCAGCCTATAGAGCGGCATTATTGACGAGCGGAAGCGAACAAGCAGATCGTTATTTTGTTCTTCGTGATACTATTCTTTGCTATAGTTCATTAGGCTTAGAACCTCTATATTTTAGAAAAGGATCACGACATGATAAGCAATATACTGTGGATGAAGTGTTCTATTCGTATGCAAATAATAAGCCGACGCTTAAACAACATCGTCAAAGAAGAGATGGAGAGCATGAGTGGAAGACCACAACTTTCAATGAATGTGTTTACGATATGTTGAATATTGTGTTGAGAGCACGTTCTTTTAATCCAGAAGGATGGAAGTATGGAAACATGATTTCATTTACAATTGCAGATGGAGGACATATCCAAAAAGCTCTTATTAGATATAATGGAAAGAAAGTTATCAAAGCAGATAATGGTAAAAAATATCGCTGTTTAGAGCTTTCTTACTTGGAACAAGAGGAAAATAAGAATAAAGAGATTATTCGTTTCTTTGTAACCGATGATTCTAACCACGTTCCAATACGTCTGGATATGTTTTTAAAGTTTGGAAGTGCAAAGGCATTTTTAGTGGGAATGAAAGGTGTAAAGAACTCCATAACATCAGAAGTACAATAA
- the galE gene encoding UDP-glucose 4-epimerase GalE codes for MKQTILVTGGTGFIGSHTTVELQQAGYNVVIVDNLSNSKVEVLNGIEKITGIRPAFEEVDLKDYVAVENVFKKYPNIKGIIHFAASKAVGESVEKPLMYYRNNIDSLINLLELMPKYNVKGIIFSSSCTVYGQPSKEYLPVTEEAPIQKAMSPYGNTKQINEEIIYDYIHSGANIKSIILRYFNPIGAHPSAHIGELPNGVPMNLIPFVTQTAIGIREELKVFGNDYDTEDGTCIRDFIYVVDLAKAHVKAMERVLEQDSDAIEYFNIGTGKGISVLEVLNTFEEVTGVKVNYSFAPRREGDIEKVWGNVDHANKVLGWKAETPLREVLASAWKWQLKLREDGIS; via the coding sequence ATGAAACAAACAATTCTAGTAACTGGTGGTACTGGCTTTATTGGTTCACATACAACTGTAGAACTACAACAAGCTGGTTATAACGTTGTTATTGTTGATAATCTATCCAATTCAAAAGTAGAGGTTCTCAATGGTATAGAAAAGATTACTGGCATTCGTCCTGCGTTTGAAGAAGTTGACTTAAAGGACTATGTAGCAGTTGAAAATGTTTTTAAGAAATATCCTAATATTAAGGGAATTATTCACTTTGCAGCAAGTAAAGCGGTTGGAGAGAGCGTTGAAAAACCGCTTATGTATTATCGTAATAATATAGATTCTCTTATTAATTTACTTGAATTGATGCCTAAATATAATGTAAAAGGAATTATCTTCAGTTCTTCTTGTACAGTATATGGACAGCCATCAAAAGAATATTTGCCTGTAACAGAGGAAGCACCAATACAAAAAGCGATGTCTCCTTATGGCAATACAAAGCAAATAAACGAAGAAATTATATATGATTACATCCATAGTGGCGCCAATATTAAGAGTATTATTTTACGCTATTTCAATCCTATTGGAGCGCACCCATCAGCACATATCGGTGAACTTCCAAACGGAGTGCCAATGAACCTTATTCCTTTTGTAACTCAAACAGCTATCGGAATCAGAGAAGAATTGAAGGTATTTGGTAACGATTATGATACAGAAGATGGAACATGTATTAGAGATTTTATTTATGTTGTAGACCTTGCAAAGGCTCATGTTAAAGCTATGGAACGTGTATTAGAGCAAGACAGCGATGCAATAGAATACTTCAATATCGGTACTGGTAAAGGTATTTCAGTTCTTGAAGTATTAAATACTTTTGAAGAAGTAACAGGAGTGAAAGTAAATTACAGCTTTGCACCACGTCGAGAAGGTGATATTGAGAAGGTTTGGGGTAATGTAGACCATGCTAATAAAGTGTTAGGATGGAAGGCAGAAACACCACTTAGAGAAGTATTAGCATCGGCTTGGAAGTGGCAATTGAAGCTTCGTGAAGACGGAATATCATAA
- a CDS encoding Ig-like domain-containing protein — protein MTNKSDNRIMRRSFYALMAVLCFVIYSCAKMGQPDGGWYDEIPPRVIKAIPEDKGTNVNEKRISIFFNEFIKLDNPSEKVVISPPQLEAPDIKGVGKRIDIKLRDSLKQNTTYTIDFSDAISDNTEGNPLGNYTYSFSTGDKIDTLEVSGCVLDAENLEPIKGILVGLYSDTTNVAFTKKAMLRVSRTDSRGRFVIKGVASGTYRIYALQDADANYYFNQKSERIAFTNELITPSFQGDIRQDTIWADSLRIKNIIQKPYTRFLPDNIVLKAFTEQNTDRYFLKSERKEPEAFSLYFSSGSKDLPQIRGLNFKSKDAFLIETSAKRDSLTYWIKDTALVNNDSLEVEIKFLATDSTGTLKEKLDTLPLVPRLSYAKRLKLQEQAHETWKKKQEKLKKKGEPFDSIMPKEKLRIEISPSGQMAPDRNILLSLKNPIVKVDTSKVHLFVKHDSLWYQARYILSPQVISPPDSTYVTIASPANRFYELKAEWKPSAEYSLELDSMAFVDLYGSVSGKEKQGFRIKALDEYSTILFTLSGVDNENVVLQLLNNSDKVVKQIETSKSTVEMFYVEPSTYYVRAFIDRNKNGLWDTGDYARNEQPEEVYYYPEKVECKAKWDVTVSWNLKGKPLNAQKPGEITKQKADNKKTIRHRNLDRAREKGLEYLPKSL, from the coding sequence ATGACAAATAAGAGTGATAATAGGATAATGAGGCGGTCGTTTTATGCTTTAATGGCTGTGCTTTGTTTTGTCATTTACTCGTGTGCTAAGATGGGACAGCCTGATGGTGGATGGTATGATGAAATCCCTCCACGAGTGATTAAGGCTATTCCTGAAGATAAAGGAACAAACGTAAATGAAAAAAGAATTAGCATATTCTTTAATGAATTCATAAAACTAGATAATCCAAGTGAGAAAGTTGTTATTTCACCTCCACAATTAGAAGCTCCCGATATCAAAGGAGTAGGAAAGCGTATTGATATAAAGTTACGTGATTCTCTAAAACAAAACACCACTTATACTATAGACTTCAGTGATGCCATCTCAGACAATACTGAAGGAAATCCATTGGGAAACTATACTTATAGCTTCTCTACTGGAGATAAAATCGATACACTTGAGGTGAGTGGTTGTGTGTTAGATGCTGAAAATTTGGAGCCAATAAAAGGTATTTTAGTTGGTTTATACTCTGATACAACCAATGTTGCGTTTACGAAGAAAGCGATGTTGCGTGTGTCGAGAACCGATAGTAGAGGCCGTTTCGTAATAAAAGGTGTTGCAAGTGGAACCTATCGTATTTACGCTTTGCAAGATGCTGATGCCAATTATTATTTCAATCAAAAGAGTGAACGAATTGCTTTTACAAATGAACTCATAACTCCTTCGTTTCAAGGAGATATTCGTCAAGATACCATTTGGGCAGATTCGCTTCGTATAAAGAATATTATTCAAAAGCCTTATACTCGCTTTTTGCCTGATAATATTGTGCTAAAAGCCTTTACAGAGCAAAATACTGATCGTTATTTCTTGAAGAGTGAGCGTAAAGAACCAGAGGCTTTCTCGTTGTATTTCAGCTCGGGAAGTAAGGATTTACCACAAATTAGAGGCTTAAACTTCAAGAGTAAAGATGCTTTCTTAATCGAAACATCTGCTAAAAGAGATTCGCTTACTTATTGGATAAAGGACACTGCCTTGGTTAATAATGATAGTTTGGAGGTGGAAATAAAGTTCTTGGCAACTGATAGTACTGGGACTTTGAAAGAAAAGTTAGATACTTTGCCGCTTGTTCCACGTCTTTCTTATGCTAAGCGTTTGAAACTTCAAGAACAGGCACATGAGACTTGGAAGAAGAAGCAAGAGAAGTTGAAGAAGAAAGGAGAGCCTTTCGATTCGATTATGCCTAAAGAAAAGCTTCGGATAGAAATCAGCCCTTCAGGTCAAATGGCTCCTGATAGAAATATTCTATTATCGTTAAAAAATCCAATAGTAAAAGTAGATACATCTAAAGTGCATCTGTTTGTAAAGCATGATAGTCTTTGGTATCAAGCTAGGTATATATTATCACCTCAGGTTATTAGCCCTCCTGACTCTACTTATGTTACTATTGCATCTCCTGCAAATCGCTTTTATGAGTTGAAAGCAGAGTGGAAACCTAGTGCAGAGTATAGTCTTGAGTTAGATTCTATGGCTTTTGTAGACCTTTATGGATCGGTTTCAGGAAAAGAAAAACAAGGATTTAGAATCAAAGCGCTAGACGAATATTCTACAATCTTATTTACTTTAAGTGGAGTAGACAATGAGAATGTTGTATTGCAGTTATTGAATAACTCTGATAAGGTGGTGAAACAAATTGAAACCAGCAAGTCTACTGTCGAGATGTTCTATGTTGAACCAAGTACATATTATGTGAGAGCGTTTATTGATAGAAACAAAAATGGACTTTGGGATACTGGCGATTATGCACGAAATGAGCAGCCCGAAGAGGTTTATTATTATCCTGAAAAAGTAGAATGTAAGGCCAAATGGGATGTAACTGTATCTTGGAATCTGAAAGGTAAACCACTGAATGCTCAGAAACCAGGTGAAATTACCAAACAAAAGGCTGACAATAAAAAAACAATTCGACATCGAAATCTAGATAGAGCACGTGAGAAAGGGTTAGAATATTTGCCTAAATCATTGTAG
- a CDS encoding 30S ribosomal protein S16 encodes MATKIRLQRGGRKSYAFYSIIIADARAPRDGKFTEKIGTYNPNTNPATIDLNFERALYWVEAGAQPTDTARNILSNEGVYLMKHLRGGVKKGAFDEATCQAKFEAWKQNKESNTQTIRDAEAKAKKELVAKNLEAEKKINEAIAKKVADKKAAAEAANVVEEPVVEETATEEAVAE; translated from the coding sequence ATGGCAACAAAAATCAGATTACAGCGCGGTGGTCGTAAAAGCTATGCTTTTTACAGCATTATTATCGCCGATGCAAGAGCTCCACGTGATGGAAAATTTACTGAAAAGATTGGTACTTACAACCCTAACACCAATCCTGCAACTATCGATTTGAACTTCGAACGTGCATTATATTGGGTAGAAGCTGGTGCACAACCAACTGATACTGCACGCAACATCCTTAGCAACGAAGGTGTTTACTTAATGAAACACTTACGTGGTGGTGTTAAGAAGGGTGCTTTCGATGAAGCAACTTGTCAAGCTAAATTTGAAGCTTGGAAGCAAAATAAGGAAAGCAACACACAAACAATTCGTGATGCAGAAGCTAAAGCTAAGAAAGAATTAGTAGCAAAGAACTTAGAAGCAGAAAAGAAAATCAATGAAGCTATCGCTAAAAAGGTAGCTGATAAGAAAGCTGCTGCTGAGGCTGCAAATGTAGTTGAAGAACCTGTTGTAGAAGAAACGGCTACAGAAGAAGCAGTTGCAGAATAA
- a CDS encoding head GIN domain-containing protein: MKKVILAVIALTVSALTMSVSASVLHDRDDVQEDRNVKNFHKVVVEGGYDVHYLQGNTVSVRLVGDKKEINRVLVSSDGATLKISRNKRTSGLFSFKDDDLDIYITSPDLTSVIVKGSGDFKSQGKIDSDNLSLTVLGSGDISLYNVICDNLYAKMSGSGDVEIKQLRCSGAKYELVGSGDISVRQSNVRATDISLKGSGEFKGYLKDCGKVKCNLVGSGDIRLSGTAVSWEQTKLGTGTINTTQLRVNR, from the coding sequence ATGAAAAAAGTAATATTGGCAGTAATTGCCCTTACTGTGAGCGCATTAACAATGTCTGTTTCAGCGTCAGTTTTACATGACAGAGATGATGTACAAGAAGATAGAAACGTGAAGAATTTCCATAAAGTTGTTGTTGAAGGAGGTTATGATGTCCATTATTTACAAGGTAATACTGTTTCTGTAAGACTTGTTGGAGATAAAAAAGAGATTAATAGAGTCTTAGTTTCATCAGATGGAGCCACGTTAAAGATTAGTAGAAATAAAAGGACTTCTGGTTTATTTTCATTTAAAGATGATGATCTAGATATTTATATCACCTCACCAGATCTCACTTCGGTGATAGTAAAAGGTTCTGGAGATTTTAAATCACAAGGAAAAATAGATTCCGATAATCTTTCTTTAACTGTGTTGGGTTCAGGTGATATTAGTTTGTATAATGTGATATGCGATAATCTTTATGCGAAAATGAGTGGAAGTGGAGATGTGGAAATCAAACAATTACGTTGTTCTGGAGCTAAATATGAACTAGTTGGATCGGGAGATATTAGTGTTCGACAAAGTAATGTACGTGCAACAGATATTTCATTAAAAGGTTCTGGCGAGTTTAAAGGGTACCTTAAAGATTGTGGAAAGGTTAAATGTAACTTAGTCGGAAGTGGTGATATCAGACTATCAGGAACTGCAGTAAGTTGGGAACAAACCAAACTTGGCACAGGAACGATTAATACAACTCAGTTAAGGGTAAATCGATAA